In Ferroplasma sp., a single window of DNA contains:
- a CDS encoding IS256 family transposase gives MTNAKSQLISIEELIKLFINDRKEGKKELITWFLNNVMDQEAIEQLNADKYERNNKRTGYRNGYKKRKLKTLDGELILDKPDIRSGSFTTKVFDKYSTVEKALNSVIVESYINGISTRSVNNIISNLGINVSPEYVSSLNKDLDIKVKEFLETWIDDKIKYLYIDATYFKVRENSKYTSMALYTSIGVNSIGIRQILSMDVYNSEDGMDWNNFFFKLGERGLIGVQLVISDGHKGIMNAVKESFQGSLWQYCHFHFLKNLRKTMNKEQWKDISKIVSEALMDESLFLLMECISPSFLPS, from the coding sequence ATGACAAATGCAAAGAGTCAATTAATAAGTATAGAAGAACTAATAAAGCTTTTCATAAATGATAGAAAAGAGGGAAAGAAAGAATTGATTACATGGTTTTTAAACAATGTAATGGATCAGGAGGCCATTGAACAATTAAATGCTGATAAATATGAAAGGAACAATAAAAGAACAGGATACAGGAATGGTTACAAGAAGAGAAAATTAAAGACATTAGATGGAGAACTAATATTAGACAAGCCTGATATAAGGTCAGGATCTTTTACAACTAAGGTATTTGACAAATACTCCACTGTTGAAAAGGCTTTAAACTCTGTAATAGTTGAGTCATATATTAATGGGATATCAACCAGGTCTGTTAATAATATAATAAGTAATCTAGGTATAAATGTATCGCCTGAGTATGTATCATCACTGAATAAGGATCTTGATATAAAAGTTAAGGAATTCTTAGAAACATGGATAGATGATAAAATAAAATACCTGTACATAGATGCAACATACTTTAAAGTCAGGGAAAATAGTAAATACACATCAATGGCATTATACACATCAATAGGTGTAAACAGCATTGGAATAAGGCAGATTCTTTCCATGGATGTTTATAATTCAGAGGATGGGATGGACTGGAATAATTTCTTCTTCAAGTTAGGGGAAAGAGGATTAATAGGAGTACAGCTGGTAATATCAGATGGCCATAAGGGGATAATGAATGCAGTTAAAGAGTCATTTCAAGGATCATTATGGCAGTACTGCCATTTCCATTTCCTTAAGAATTTAAGAAAGACAATGAATAAGGAACAGTGGAAGGATATATCAAAAATAGTGTCAGAGGCATTAATGGATGAATCACTGTTTCTCCTGATGGAATGTATATCTCCTTCATTCCTCCCTTCCTAA
- the drmB gene encoding DrmB family protein encodes MNPASIELIRNVRQQLLGPAGTYDECIFDNPVNRYVVGIIKPYYANHDSNLEGEYVLDTGGVEEGDEIKQDTKPQLNSFGISFKMINGTFNVLVSYGKYHQVKLNNKDVYKRQSVRHNKLGIKGTCEFILEYTDFSTVILKVDEYNGYFNVMVYNKANQKIKYDDIYRYSLFQPSIRINVTGGLIDTEACGNVTDSNIKFLYRDTKELARGKNCAAIWKALDVENENDSVNIKLNSWPDYSDNYKDFYIPDIRTDFMPVYKSYIPETRKLETEFNAENMAEKNSSMENLDILINEYRSWITSITPAVPKDEIQVKTNIENLLETCNRMERGLQILRGNKDASRAFRFVNRVMATNSQWHRRDSNSSFNWRAFQIAFLLMEIESITDPASVDRDKMDILWVHTGSGKTEAYLAVALFDIIWRRYKSSGKDDNPGTSIITRYTLRLLTSQQFRRTVDLIVAAEYVRNNFEEFNDNINCPISAGMWVGGGMTPNKISDAVKVIQNSVKGESEKSEGDPVQLYKCPACGSWLAIPTGGIRAGTPIFAAGPCGGVTTTADVDIQLLKEESVYGARMGVYRIVFPNKMEREDIINSTLYEDFHEAGTYLNIPGYRISHDHKDIYITCMNPECRIFNTRIPVYTVDDQIYSRKPSIIVATVDKFANIPFNPLASNILGDINKKTKPPDLIIQDEMHLLNGPLGSLFGLYENMVDAIIENRGDLKVKYIGASATVSSVEDQVSLLFARRASVFPPSGIQQDENFFFTKDYGENHRTRIYAGIMGAPDLGVQTPLIRLMAQIIAFRENFRDTSDLKNFYTPVFYFNSIKELSIATSLFREDVRELLEKFTPPVKLDTANYEELSGKAKSAEIPVKLDRLESWNITPEENTGALFTTSMFGTGVDISRLTEMIMSGQPKSTSDYIQATGRIGRSADGVVFVLYNPLKPRDISHYEMFMQYHSRINIYVERSPVSPFSTGSMETGMGATITGFVRAVEPELRDDPSKILIYKGSIFDDFIRKTEDRLRSMDIKSGDIISEIHRDRDKWHQIVSNQKSKVIYRSNPYKMPPPDDVIILGSSRDTVMHPLANIVFKNVPNSLREVDDIAVFGHNKTAEYTIRQTQFVLSFGPESILEGDHGSYLIQRAGLYGIQSSYYLPQTVSNNTIDESNGYARNLIARKFNYNAEYIKFISLPSNEYVGKNDQTPIYEVMPFPTWGICSNVNNHRKKSSILYQYLKKTKNITKIIGCPECGSYKYTPVRFVSACPMGHLDDVNWNFSVHGGNMCYPNYYYWDAGGYSLKSIHIECSKCGRKTNMGNIYGVYNKNMIKCPIPDNKGTVCGMNMSIAQRDSSSLRLPEIITLLNINSTGKVPQNTEEKLIEAAGNAWKRYNDIKLLESILLKLDEVDPKKHQEIISNPDKYYFGNSSDDIIGIFRNEFRYLSESTGSLIDEEFRMGEFTAAKNHNYNGNVYYRPIQNISAIAIQTSYIRNTGGKKVNHVSVPSCTEYRGEHYFPATILSGDAIFIRFNNIKIHSEYTHSEFNSTVFDKYPLDYTFTYLHTLSHSILRAISEYTGYSLPSIRERIYAFGNSGGILIYTTGVGSDGSMGGLVDLVNHDKMEKILDDAIHNVSICSNDPFCLNTKMTADKYNGSACYSCILLPETSCEYGNKYLDRNAVLM; translated from the coding sequence ATGAATCCTGCTTCTATTGAGCTAATAAGGAATGTAAGGCAGCAACTACTTGGACCTGCTGGAACATATGATGAATGTATATTTGATAATCCGGTAAACAGGTATGTTGTTGGGATCATTAAACCATATTATGCTAACCATGACAGTAATCTAGAAGGCGAATATGTTTTAGATACCGGAGGTGTAGAGGAAGGGGACGAAATAAAGCAGGATACGAAACCACAGCTTAATTCATTTGGCATTTCGTTCAAAATGATCAATGGCACATTTAACGTTCTTGTAAGTTATGGAAAATATCATCAGGTAAAATTGAATAATAAAGATGTCTATAAAAGACAGTCCGTGCGTCATAATAAACTTGGTATAAAAGGTACCTGTGAGTTTATACTCGAATATACAGATTTCAGCACAGTAATATTAAAAGTAGATGAGTATAATGGATATTTTAATGTTATGGTTTATAACAAAGCAAATCAGAAAATTAAATATGATGATATATATAGATATTCACTGTTCCAGCCTTCTATAAGAATTAATGTAACTGGGGGTCTAATAGACACAGAAGCTTGTGGAAATGTAACTGATTCAAACATAAAATTTCTGTATAGGGATACTAAAGAGCTTGCAAGGGGAAAAAATTGTGCTGCTATATGGAAGGCTCTCGATGTAGAAAATGAAAATGATAGCGTAAACATCAAGCTTAACAGTTGGCCAGATTATAGTGATAATTACAAAGATTTCTACATCCCGGATATAAGAACGGATTTCATGCCTGTATATAAATCCTATATTCCTGAAACAAGAAAACTCGAAACAGAATTTAATGCAGAGAACATGGCGGAAAAAAATTCCAGCATGGAAAATCTTGATATTCTTATAAACGAGTATAGATCATGGATCACTTCCATAACACCCGCCGTTCCTAAAGATGAAATTCAGGTGAAAACAAATATTGAAAATCTTTTAGAGACATGTAATAGAATGGAACGTGGTTTGCAGATCCTCAGAGGTAATAAAGATGCTTCGAGGGCATTCAGGTTTGTCAACAGAGTTATGGCGACAAATTCTCAGTGGCATCGCAGAGATAGCAATAGCAGTTTTAACTGGAGGGCTTTTCAGATTGCATTCCTGCTAATGGAAATTGAATCAATTACAGATCCTGCGTCTGTAGACAGGGATAAAATGGACATACTATGGGTCCATACCGGTTCTGGTAAAACAGAGGCTTATCTGGCTGTTGCCCTTTTTGACATAATTTGGAGAAGGTATAAAAGTTCAGGTAAAGATGATAATCCCGGCACGTCCATTATAACAAGATATACCCTGAGACTCCTCACATCACAGCAGTTCCGCAGAACAGTAGATCTAATTGTGGCTGCCGAATATGTAAGAAATAATTTTGAAGAATTTAATGATAATATTAATTGTCCAATTTCTGCGGGTATGTGGGTTGGAGGTGGGATGACACCCAATAAAATATCTGATGCAGTTAAAGTAATTCAAAATTCAGTAAAAGGCGAATCTGAGAAGTCAGAAGGGGATCCGGTGCAGCTATATAAATGCCCTGCATGTGGTAGCTGGCTTGCGATTCCCACGGGTGGGATAAGGGCAGGCACTCCTATATTCGCTGCGGGACCTTGTGGTGGTGTTACAACAACAGCTGATGTAGACATACAACTACTAAAAGAGGAAAGTGTGTATGGCGCACGGATGGGTGTTTATAGAATAGTATTTCCTAATAAAATGGAAAGGGAAGATATTATAAATTCTACATTATATGAAGACTTTCATGAAGCTGGAACATATCTAAATATTCCCGGATATAGAATAAGTCATGACCATAAAGATATCTATATTACATGCATGAATCCAGAATGCCGCATATTTAATACCAGAATACCTGTTTATACTGTTGATGATCAAATATACAGCAGAAAACCATCAATAATAGTGGCTACAGTTGATAAATTTGCAAATATCCCTTTTAACCCTCTGGCCTCCAATATACTTGGAGATATTAATAAAAAAACAAAACCGCCGGATCTGATTATTCAGGACGAGATGCATCTTCTTAACGGTCCCCTTGGAAGCCTTTTTGGGCTCTATGAGAATATGGTTGATGCCATTATAGAAAATAGGGGAGATTTAAAGGTTAAATACATAGGTGCCAGTGCAACTGTTAGTAGCGTGGAGGATCAGGTTTCACTGCTTTTCGCCCGTAGGGCCTCGGTTTTTCCGCCAAGTGGGATTCAACAGGATGAAAATTTCTTTTTTACCAAAGATTATGGTGAAAATCATAGAACTAGGATATATGCCGGCATTATGGGAGCACCAGATTTGGGGGTGCAGACCCCACTAATACGGCTAATGGCCCAAATTATTGCGTTCAGGGAAAATTTCAGGGACACCTCCGATCTTAAAAATTTTTATACGCCTGTATTCTATTTTAATTCAATAAAGGAGCTTTCCATAGCCACATCACTTTTCAGGGAGGATGTCAGGGAATTGCTTGAAAAATTTACCCCGCCAGTTAAACTTGATACAGCAAATTATGAGGAACTCTCAGGCAAGGCAAAATCTGCAGAGATACCGGTAAAACTTGATCGTCTTGAAAGCTGGAATATTACACCAGAGGAGAATACAGGGGCATTATTTACAACGTCTATGTTCGGAACCGGTGTGGATATCTCAAGACTCACAGAGATGATAATGAGTGGACAGCCAAAATCAACATCGGATTATATACAGGCAACCGGCAGGATCGGCAGATCGGCGGATGGTGTGGTGTTTGTGTTATATAATCCCCTAAAACCACGCGACATCAGTCATTATGAAATGTTCATGCAGTACCACAGCAGAATTAACATTTATGTTGAGCGTTCCCCTGTTTCACCCTTTTCCACTGGATCCATGGAGACCGGCATGGGTGCTACAATCACTGGATTTGTCAGGGCGGTCGAACCAGAACTACGTGATGATCCTAGTAAAATATTAATATATAAGGGTTCAATATTCGATGATTTTATAAGGAAAACCGAAGATAGATTAAGATCTATGGATATAAAAAGTGGAGATATAATTTCTGAAATACATAGAGATAGAGATAAATGGCATCAAATTGTATCAAATCAAAAAAGTAAAGTGATATACAGAAGTAATCCATATAAGATGCCACCTCCAGATGACGTTATTATTCTTGGTTCATCGCGTGATACTGTGATGCATCCTCTAGCCAATATAGTATTTAAAAATGTTCCAAATTCTCTCAGGGAAGTGGATGATATCGCGGTATTTGGACACAATAAAACAGCCGAGTATACAATTAGGCAAACCCAATTTGTTCTATCATTTGGTCCAGAATCCATACTTGAGGGTGATCATGGTTCCTACCTCATCCAGCGTGCGGGTTTATACGGAATTCAGTCATCATACTACCTTCCCCAGACTGTATCAAACAATACAATTGATGAAAGTAATGGGTATGCTAGAAATCTAATTGCCAGAAAATTTAATTATAACGCCGAGTATATAAAGTTTATATCATTACCGTCGAATGAATATGTAGGAAAAAATGACCAGACACCTATATATGAAGTTATGCCTTTCCCTACGTGGGGAATCTGCAGTAATGTAAATAATCATAGAAAAAAAAGCAGCATACTGTATCAATATCTAAAAAAGACTAAAAACATAACCAAAATAATAGGATGCCCAGAATGCGGAAGCTATAAATATACTCCGGTAAGATTTGTTTCTGCTTGCCCCATGGGGCATCTGGATGATGTAAACTGGAATTTTTCAGTTCATGGTGGCAATATGTGCTACCCGAATTATTATTACTGGGATGCTGGTGGGTACTCACTCAAGTCTATACATATTGAATGCAGTAAATGTGGGAGGAAGACCAATATGGGAAATATTTATGGGGTGTATAATAAGAATATGATCAAATGCCCTATACCTGACAACAAAGGAACAGTGTGTGGCATGAATATGTCCATCGCACAGCGTGATTCAAGCTCATTAAGACTTCCAGAGATAATTACATTACTCAATATTAACAGTACAGGTAAAGTACCGCAAAACACCGAAGAAAAACTAATTGAGGCAGCTGGAAATGCATGGAAGAGATACAATGATATAAAACTGTTAGAATCTATCCTCCTTAAACTGGATGAGGTAGATCCTAAAAAACACCAGGAGATAATCTCCAATCCAGATAAGTATTACTTTGGCAACAGCAGTGATGACATTATTGGTATTTTCAGGAATGAATTCAGATATCTCTCAGAATCTACAGGTAGTCTTATTGATGAAGAATTCCGTATGGGGGAGTTTACCGCAGCCAAGAACCATAACTATAATGGAAATGTGTATTATAGACCAATACAGAATATATCTGCAATTGCTATTCAGACGTCATATATCAGGAATACTGGAGGGAAAAAAGTAAATCATGTATCTGTCCCATCATGCACAGAATACCGGGGAGAGCATTACTTTCCTGCAACAATCCTGTCAGGCGACGCAATTTTCATAAGGTTTAATAATATCAAAATACATAGTGAGTATACACATTCTGAATTTAATAGCACAGTGTTTGACAAATATCCGCTGGATTATACATTTACATATTTGCATACGCTGTCACATAGTATATTAAGAGCAATATCAGAATATACAGGATATTCCCTCCCATCAATTAGAGAAAGGATTTATGCATTTGGGAATAGCGGTGGTATCCTTATATATACAACAGGTGTAGGTAGCGATGGTAGTATGGGTGGACTCGTGGATCTTGTAAATCACGATAAAATGGAAAAAATTCTTGATGATGCAATTCATAATGTCAGTATATGCTCAAACGATCCTTTCTGTCTCAACACTAAAATGACAGCGGATAAATACAATGGTTCGGCATGCTACAGCTGCATACTTTTACCCGAAACGTCATGTGAATATGGTAATAAGTATCTTGACAGAAATGCAGTTTTAATGTGA
- a CDS encoding DNA cytosine methyltransferase, with amino-acid sequence MEKNNRLKMLDMFSGMGGMSIGFARRGFSVTGIDIEPFAVDSYNKLTGGTGSAADLREITIKSNYDVIAGGPPCRPWSTVNLKARKMHHRDYDLVQKYFSIVTDKMPRVFIMENVPAIMNDPVIGESINNAVKMGYTVKTGIIRYSDYGAATARQRFFVTGVKGEKNNIFEYLAKQIKITKTVRDAIWPYRHLNEGATPDHVWPHLRTISKYSDKYRTGKYGWRWLKWDEPSPSFGNVMKTYTLHPNYPPENPNARVISVLEALRIMGFDNFEFPKYIPMGKRYQMVVDSISPVFSYTLAGVIKDVLREARTVTA; translated from the coding sequence TTGGAGAAAAATAACAGATTAAAAATGCTGGACATGTTTTCTGGTATGGGTGGGATGTCTATCGGATTCGCACGCAGAGGCTTTAGTGTTACAGGTATCGATATAGAACCTTTTGCAGTTGATTCTTATAATAAATTAACAGGTGGAACTGGTTCTGCTGCAGATTTACGGGAGATAACTATTAAATCTAATTATGATGTTATTGCTGGTGGTCCGCCTTGCAGACCTTGGTCAACAGTAAATCTAAAAGCACGTAAAATGCATCATAGAGATTATGATCTTGTACAGAAATATTTCAGCATAGTGACTGATAAGATGCCTAGGGTGTTTATTATGGAGAATGTACCTGCAATAATGAATGATCCTGTTATAGGGGAATCAATTAATAATGCTGTAAAAATGGGATACACCGTTAAAACTGGTATCATTAGATATTCAGATTATGGGGCTGCGACTGCCCGACAGCGGTTCTTTGTAACTGGTGTAAAAGGGGAGAAAAATAATATATTCGAATACCTCGCAAAACAAATTAAAATCACAAAAACTGTACGCGACGCTATATGGCCATATAGGCATCTAAATGAGGGCGCAACTCCGGACCATGTCTGGCCACATCTTAGAACAATTTCAAAGTATTCTGATAAATATAGAACAGGAAAATATGGATGGAGGTGGTTGAAATGGGATGAACCGTCTCCCTCTTTCGGAAATGTTATGAAAACGTATACACTTCATCCAAACTATCCACCTGAAAACCCTAATGCACGTGTAATATCTGTTCTTGAGGCACTGAGAATAATGGGATTTGATAATTTTGAATTTCCTAAATATATACCAATGGGTAAAAGATACCAGATGGTGGTAGATTCAATTAGCCCTGTTTTTTCATATACACTTGCAGGGGTGATTAAAGATGTGCTCAGAGAAGCCAGGACAGTTACAGCATAG
- a CDS encoding methylated-DNA--[protein]-cysteine S-methyltransferase: protein MSGAAGEKFHKDTIITHRCDSYKSLTETSQIQSGIRTVKYGGDGKGVEIKYRIFASKIDKILLAKTDRGVCSIIIGADEELLYGSLQKQFPHATLTESAGMQPEIDSINHYLDGGLLDMPVDICGTEFQVKVWTAINAIPYGETKSYSELAEEIGMPTAYRAVANACGANPVPLIIPCHRVVGKNGSLGGYGPGIDKKKFLLELEKKNKDSNKGN from the coding sequence ATGAGTGGCGCTGCTGGGGAGAAATTCCATAAAGATACCATAATCACGCATCGTTGTGACAGTTACAAATCACTGACAGAGACATCACAAATACAATCAGGAATAAGAACAGTAAAATATGGAGGCGATGGAAAGGGTGTTGAAATAAAATACAGGATATTTGCCTCTAAAATAGATAAAATACTTCTGGCGAAAACCGATAGAGGAGTCTGCAGCATCATTATTGGTGCTGACGAAGAATTGTTATATGGCTCACTCCAGAAACAATTCCCGCATGCTACATTGACAGAATCAGCTGGCATGCAGCCGGAAATTGATTCCATAAATCACTATCTGGATGGTGGATTGCTCGATATGCCGGTTGATATATGTGGTACTGAATTTCAGGTAAAGGTCTGGACAGCCATCAACGCAATACCCTATGGAGAAACCAAATCTTACAGTGAACTGGCTGAGGAGATAGGCATGCCTACTGCATACCGGGCAGTGGCCAATGCCTGCGGGGCGAATCCGGTACCTCTAATTATACCATGCCACAGGGTTGTTGGCAAGAATGGAAGTCTCGGAGGATATGGCCCGGGGATAGACAAAAAGAAATTCTTGCTTGAACTTGAGAAAAAGAATAAAGATAGCAATAAAGGAAATTAA
- a CDS encoding type II toxin-antitoxin system VapC family toxin, which yields MINSKEAVLDTSAIMSLILKYSATDLIENRLYKFDRFHIHDLTYYESFNTIWRRIKKDTISVDDGNTIMDETYSLLSLLKVHSFNEILKGACSLSVNMDITVYDASYVF from the coding sequence ATGATAAACAGTAAGGAGGCAGTTCTGGATACCTCAGCCATAATGTCACTTATATTAAAATATAGCGCTACCGATCTTATTGAAAACAGGCTATACAAATTCGATCGTTTTCATATACATGATCTGACTTACTATGAGTCTTTCAATACTATCTGGAGAAGAATAAAAAAGGATACTATAAGTGTTGATGACGGGAACACCATAATGGATGAAACTTATTCTCTATTAAGTTTATTGAAAGTACATAGCTTTAATGAAATCCTCAAAGGTGCTTGTTCATTATCTGTGAATATGGACATTACAGTATATGATGCATCCTATGTTTTTTAG
- a CDS encoding type II toxin-antitoxin system VapC family toxin — protein sequence MTEKVAYLDSSAIIKRYVLEAGSEFIREQYNEAYLGNVLLSFNIWNIGEVIGVFDRARRQKRITGEQSDEVMGRFSNETARLKKISRIRIITLSESLLESSWDIVIKHHIYVADALQIVSAIEVGCNEFYTGDEKLHKLALTSGLNSTYLG from the coding sequence ATGACAGAGAAAGTCGCATATCTTGATAGCAGTGCAATAATAAAGAGATATGTGCTAGAAGCCGGTTCAGAGTTTATTCGTGAACAATACAATGAGGCCTATCTCGGAAACGTTCTGCTTTCATTTAATATTTGGAATATTGGAGAGGTTATTGGAGTATTTGACAGGGCGCGCAGACAAAAAAGAATTACAGGTGAGCAGTCAGATGAAGTTATGGGCAGATTCTCGAATGAAACTGCGAGGCTCAAGAAGATTAGTAGGATAAGGATAATCACACTGTCAGAAAGTTTATTGGAAAGTAGCTGGGATATTGTAATAAAACACCACATCTATGTTGCTGATGCCTTGCAGATTGTAAGTGCCATTGAAGTTGGATGTAATGAGTTTTATACTGGTGATGAAAAGCTTCATAAGTTGGCACTTACCTCTGGCTTAAATTCTACTTATTTGGGATAA
- a CDS encoding ribbon-helix-helix protein, CopG family, giving the protein MKVKTSISIDSEIWMELKNLALQRGKDISSILRDAIENELYLNLDKSLMKYSKYGKSDLDFDPIKPNGKVSGLVRSMRNDRESRIS; this is encoded by the coding sequence ATGAAGGTCAAAACAAGTATATCTATAGATAGCGAAATCTGGATGGAGCTCAAGAATCTGGCATTACAGCGTGGTAAGGATATAAGCTCTATCCTAAGGGATGCTATAGAAAATGAACTGTATTTAAATTTAGATAAATCCTTAATGAAATACTCAAAGTATGGCAAATCAGACCTGGATTTTGACCCGATTAAACCAAATGGTAAAGTTTCCGGCCTGGTAAGGAGCATGAGGAATGACAGAGAAAGTCGCATATCTTGA
- a CDS encoding ATP-binding protein produces MLFDITPKDNIKDLYGREQETLLLKRCVTEPLTVIYGIRRTGKTSLLKSVLNSIDMPYIIIDIRELFDESGAIRENEISLKILNELRKSMGISQKLKFFITDILSKINGIEINHFKIDIDTSRKYQLNNILEIINEISQKNNSIFILAIDEAQYLKYSGKRYNNILSWAYDSLKNIHIIITGSEIGILEDFIDIENTESPLFGRMINEIKIGHFTNNMSYNFLKAGFQEAELKVNDNDINSAIEVLDGIAGWLTYYGHNRTVRKLNNYDSINSVIEYSRRLIDSEIDKLINNSKDRYIAIMEAIAAGLNSWSTIKAYVTSKTGYIPSTILNNHIIKLQKYGFIRKSESKYYIEDPLIKLKFKNKK; encoded by the coding sequence ATGCTATTTGACATAACACCAAAAGACAATATTAAAGATCTCTACGGGCGTGAACAGGAAACATTATTATTGAAAAGATGCGTGACCGAACCATTAACAGTAATATATGGAATCAGAAGAACCGGAAAAACAAGCCTATTAAAAAGCGTATTGAATTCTATTGATATGCCTTATATAATAATAGATATAAGGGAATTATTTGATGAATCCGGTGCAATCAGGGAAAATGAAATATCACTCAAAATATTAAATGAGTTAAGGAAGAGTATGGGTATTTCTCAAAAATTAAAATTCTTTATTACCGATATCCTATCCAAAATAAATGGCATTGAAATAAATCATTTTAAAATAGATATAGACACATCCAGAAAATATCAATTAAATAATATTCTTGAGATAATTAATGAAATTTCACAGAAAAATAATAGTATCTTTATCCTGGCTATAGATGAGGCTCAGTATCTGAAATACAGTGGAAAACGTTATAATAATATATTATCGTGGGCATATGACAGTTTAAAAAATATACATATAATCATCACCGGCAGTGAAATTGGAATTTTAGAGGATTTTATTGACATTGAAAATACAGAAAGCCCTTTATTCGGAAGAATGATAAATGAAATTAAAATTGGGCATTTTACTAATAATATGTCCTATAATTTTTTAAAGGCAGGTTTTCAGGAAGCTGAATTAAAAGTAAATGATAATGATATAAATTCGGCCATAGAGGTACTGGATGGAATTGCAGGATGGCTAACATACTATGGTCATAACCGCACCGTTAGGAAGTTGAATAACTATGATTCAATAAACAGTGTCATAGAATATAGCAGAAGATTAATTGACAGTGAGATAGATAAGTTAATAAATAATTCTAAGGACAGGTATATCGCAATCATGGAAGCAATTGCTGCAGGGCTGAACAGCTGGTCTACAATAAAGGCTTATGTCACCTCAAAAACAGGCTATATACCATCTACAATTTTGAATAACCATATAATTAAACTTCAGAAATATGGGTTTATTAGAAAATCAGAAAGCAAATATTATATTGAAGACCCATTAATTAAATTAAAGTTTAAGAACAAAAAATGA
- a CDS encoding winged helix-turn-helix transcriptional regulator, translating to MDYTDSRIIFRLLKNPRESLSSIASDLDISAQDMNYRVKKIKEDGIIKRYMLHVNPAVYGKNSLYLAFQNDKTYPGSVSSIIKCLEKIVVYGFSGTEDELHQRKKDMEDSLGTPVMEYRPKAFTGNSLVSPLDLQIINVLRNDPMKKSPDISRILDVKSSTVEKRIDRLRENKLISIIPKLDLSKINIVILGIFTTRPETIEKELDESFFVVNDRVSGISLSIEKDIYSANSIIQKIKKIDKNIETMVIYDYDFFE from the coding sequence ATGGATTATACTGATTCCAGAATAATTTTTAGATTGCTAAAGAATCCACGTGAAAGCCTGAGTAGCATAGCATCGGATCTGGACATAAGCGCTCAGGATATGAATTACCGGGTAAAAAAAATTAAAGAGGATGGCATTATTAAAAGGTACATGCTCCATGTTAATCCTGCCGTTTATGGAAAAAATTCCCTGTACCTGGCCTTTCAGAATGACAAAACCTACCCTGGATCGGTATCATCAATTATAAAATGCCTTGAAAAAATTGTAGTTTATGGCTTCTCAGGAACAGAGGATGAACTGCATCAGAGAAAAAAGGACATGGAGGATTCACTGGGAACCCCTGTGATGGAATACAGACCGAAAGCCTTTACCGGGAATTCTTTAGTAAGCCCCCTTGACCTGCAGATCATAAACGTATTGAGAAATGATCCCATGAAAAAATCCCCGGACATATCAAGAATCCTTGATGTTAAGTCATCTACTGTGGAGAAAAGGATAGACAGGCTCAGGGAGAACAAACTCATATCCATAATACCCAAGCTGGACCTTTCAAAAATCAACATTGTTATTTTAGGAATATTCACCACAAGGCCGGAAACAATAGAGAAGGAGCTGGACGAATCATTTTTTGTTGTAAATGACCGTGTTTCAGGCATATCCCTAAGCATAGAAAAGGACATCTATTCTGCAAATTCAATTATTCAAAAAATAAAGAAAATAGATAAAAATATTGAGACTATGGTTATATACGATTACGATTTCTTCGAATGA